A region of the Dyadobacter sp. CECT 9275 genome:
ATCACTCAAGCTCCTTAATACGGATGTTACGAAACCATATTTTTTCTCGTGGATGATGGTTTTGCAATGCAATTTTCCCCCTGGCATGCGGGACAGCATAGGGCCAGTCGGCATACTTGCTTTTTTTTACCAATGTTTTCCAGTTGTCATCACCATATTGATAATCGACCACTTTTTTGCCGTTTATATAATGCTCAATATGATTTTTATTTACCACGATCCGGCCCTTATTCCATTCTCCGGGAGCTTTAACAGCTGTTAAGTCAGAAGGAGGATTCATATCATAATTAGCGCCGGTCAGCTGAACATCATGTAATTGTAAGGTTTCTCCGTTTGCATCCACTTTTATTTGCTCTCCTTTGCCATTCCGGAAAACATATCCCTTGTCATCAATGATCTGATATTCTGGAGCAGAAAAGACGGTACGTTTGATTTCCGGTTTTTCGATAACCTTATAAAGCACTCCGCTGTTACTGCCGGGCGGAATTTTAAAATCAAACTCCAGTTCAAAATCTCCGTACTCTTTATCGGTCACCAGGTCGCCTCCGGTACCGTCTGGTGTTAAGGTTCCATTTTCTATCAGCCACCCGGCAACGCCCTCCTTATTGTAATTATGCCAGCCTTTTATTGCTTTCCCGTCAAACAAGGTAACCCACTTGGGTTTTTTGGAAATGGTTTCGTCGCCTGCCAGTGAGACCGTTGCCGCATGGGCGCTAAAGAACAAGGCCGTAGCCAGGTATGCACAGGATTTAGGATATTTCATAGCTGAACAATCGGTGGAAATATATTTCTTATTTTAAAATTACACTTTTAAAGCCACTTATTCCACTACTGCGGAAACAGAGATATAAGTTGGAATGATACCAGCGCTTCTGATCCGAACCTCGGCGTCTTCGGCCTGGGTATTTCCTGTCAGTACCAGCGCCGTGTCGAGCCCGAATTTATTCCCTCCCAGGATGTCGGTGTGCAGGGTATCTCCTACCATCAGGATATCTCTCTTGCTAACATCCGGATAATTTTTGATATGCTGGTATGCGAAGATAAACATCTGAGGATCCGGTTTTCCGAAGCGGATAAACTGGCGGCCGATGGTATCTTCTATCATTTTGGCTAAAGCTCCCACCGCAATGGATAACCGGCTTTTGGAAGCAGGATATGTTTTGTCCGTGTTGGCCACGATCACAGGAATATTCCTTTTCCTCAGCAGGTTCAGTGTTTTTGTTAAATCGGTGTTCCAGTCAAAACCTTCGTCATCCAAGAAAACCAATGCATTCACGCCGGATACATCGTCCAGGTTGAGCGCTTTTATGGACAGGGTCTGTATGTCAGGTGTTTCAATGTATTTTGCAGAGTTTTCCGTTCCTACATAGGCTACAATTCCCTTTCTTACTTTCAGATCAAGGTATTCTCTTGCCAGCATACCCGAAGAAATGATGCGGTCGGGTGTGACGTCATTGATACCCAGCCTGACGTAGGATTCTGCCAGCTGTTCGGGTCCTCGTGAGGCATCGTTGGTGACCACATAAAAATCCTTGCCTGTTTCCCGCAGGTAGGCAAAGGTCTTATCAATCCCGGGAATGAGGCCGTTGTATGTTTTTAATACTCCGAACGCATCGAAGAAAATAACATCATATTTAGATAGAACGGATTTGAAATTGTCAAGTATCATAGTTGGTGTCTAAGGAGTGGGGCTGGCTGACGAGGTGTATTACAGATTGAGCGCTTTTAAAATTTTATCCGCATCAAAGCCGTCTATGGCCGGAAAATAGAGTTCATATGCTTCTTTTTGCAATTTCGTGCAATAGGATCTGTGAAAGAAGTATTTTCCATATTTGATTACATAATTCAGAATAAAAAAGCGGTATGCTTCCTTCATGAAGTATACCTCTTTCACAGTGAGAGGATAAACCTTGTGGTATTCCTGAAGAAATATCATGAAACGGTCTTCCATCAAAGGGCCCATGAGGTAGCTGAAAACGGTGCGGTCGCCAACATTGGAAACAACCCGGCTGAAAAAATAAAAGTCCATGATCCTGGACGATACCCTGAACCAGTCGTAGTCCCAGCGTGAAAAGAGCTTCAGGTCGTCGGTCACCGAAAAATTGCCAATATTCCAATCCACAAACACCGGCATCAGATCAAACGAACTTACATTAAGGCGCTGGATATTTTTCATGAAAATGTCACATTGCCTTTTCAAGATATGGATATGCCCGCGATGTTCAAACTTTCCGGTATCGGTTTCAAGGATATCCAGTAAATGCTGAATATCGGTCCTGAGATTTTTGGAGGATTTCGGAATAGACTTCCCGACCCTGAAGCAGGCTTGGTGAAATTTGGCCATTTCATAACCCAGTTTTCGGATATGCTGCTCATCGAGCCGGCGCGGCATGCGGTTCATAGCCCTGATCGGATTATAAAAAACAACCCAGGTATCAATAAAATCCTCCTGGTAACGGTAGGTATAAACCTGATTATTTTTTACGAGGGATTTGGCCAGAACGTTTTCAAAGGGATATAACAGATTGTTGGAAACCGCATGGATGATGCGGTGGTCTTCCTTAAAGTGCTCATATTTACCGAAATACGAAAGTTTGGCCACGACTTCATCGTCATTATCAAGCGTAACCCGGAAAACGTGATTGGTGGAAACGCGGGCACTGATATCCTCAACGGATTTTATTTTTATAGAATCGTCAAAACCTTGCCAGGCTTTACGAATAATGGCGGGATAATCTTTTAGACGCATTATTAATTTTCCAATGACTTCAATAAAGGGTCATTTCCGGCCAGTACCGGGTTAATTTTGGACAAAGGTAAGTAGTTTCGCTCAAGCGTTAATATCCTGTTAACTTCTGAAGCAGTTATTTGTTGTATTTTGTTGAATTGTTAGGACTATTTTCTTCATTTCTCAACCATGTTTCCCGGATCACAGGTTATTAAACTAATAATGCCGGGGCAATTTGAGAATGCTGTTTGAAGTTTTAATTTTGCCCCAAATTAAATGCGATTATTTTGTTTTATTATTTCTCCCGTTTTCTGGTCAGGCTGGCGCTTCCTATTTATCTCAAAAGGCTGTGTGTCATCAATTTGAAAGGATTGCCGCAGGGCACGCCTCTGTTACTGGCCTCCAACCATCCCGATTCATTTTTTGATGCGGTGGTAATTGGTTCCGTATTAGAACAACCGATCCATACTCTGACCCGTGGCGACGTTTTCAAAAAGCCGTCCATT
Encoded here:
- a CDS encoding 3-keto-disaccharide hydrolase, giving the protein MKYPKSCAYLATALFFSAHAATVSLAGDETISKKPKWVTLFDGKAIKGWHNYNKEGVAGWLIENGTLTPDGTGGDLVTDKEYGDFELEFDFKIPPGSNSGVLYKVIEKPEIKRTVFSAPEYQIIDDKGYVFRNGKGEQIKVDANGETLQLHDVQLTGANYDMNPPSDLTAVKAPGEWNKGRIVVNKNHIEHYINGKKVVDYQYGDDNWKTLVKKSKYADWPYAVPHARGKIALQNHHPREKIWFRNIRIKELE
- a CDS encoding TIGR01459 family HAD-type hydrolase; amino-acid sequence: MILDNFKSVLSKYDVIFFDAFGVLKTYNGLIPGIDKTFAYLRETGKDFYVVTNDASRGPEQLAESYVRLGINDVTPDRIISSGMLAREYLDLKVRKGIVAYVGTENSAKYIETPDIQTLSIKALNLDDVSGVNALVFLDDEGFDWNTDLTKTLNLLRKRNIPVIVANTDKTYPASKSRLSIAVGALAKMIEDTIGRQFIRFGKPDPQMFIFAYQHIKNYPDVSKRDILMVGDTLHTDILGGNKFGLDTALVLTGNTQAEDAEVRIRSAGIIPTYISVSAVVE